From one Synechocystis sp. PCC 6803 substr. PCC-P genomic stretch:
- a CDS encoding Tab2 family RNA-binding protein, whose translation MVNSLPSPPQPLPDRLLGESWQFVALPAQDIWPYFGDRPMRYQAMPEHLSPLRLGLAADLPIPGVVIYGGRQCRFIGEWLAEQQPKSLVYIAEDPQQSGGLVLHTQNGDRWVMVTFKDGEMATAAGVFSQRQQKAKGLHFLWLQPDNSGVTTTGVWLLQK comes from the coding sequence ATGGTTAATTCCCTACCGTCTCCTCCCCAACCTTTGCCCGATCGCCTGCTGGGGGAAAGTTGGCAATTTGTCGCTCTCCCAGCCCAGGATATTTGGCCCTATTTTGGCGATCGCCCCATGCGTTATCAAGCCATGCCAGAGCATTTGTCCCCTCTCCGGCTTGGTTTAGCCGCAGATTTACCCATCCCCGGTGTGGTTATTTACGGTGGTCGCCAATGTCGTTTCATCGGTGAATGGTTGGCGGAACAACAACCCAAAAGCCTGGTTTACATTGCCGAAGATCCCCAACAATCGGGGGGATTGGTGCTTCATACCCAAAACGGCGATCGATGGGTCATGGTCACCTTTAAGGATGGGGAAATGGCCACCGCAGCGGGGGTGTTCAGTCAGCGACAACAAAAAGCCAAGGGTTTACATTTTCTCTGGCTCCAACCGGATAATTCGGGGGTGACTACCACGGGGGTCTGGTTATTGCAAAAGTAA
- a CDS encoding proton extrusion protein PcxA: protein MLPDKKLGSPNHRFHHWLVRQAIAALDNAQVSAQAIESIEKTYFDGGKIAPDSQRGVNTYNYFKSTLERELLKIKFNLARFNATNLLNNSEDFQITEAEIIVKLDAIEKIIAKYRFSEDLVEVDSQSSAEINNISPKRSNFFNIQRDLSAQDEQKILQNLRNLRLQRRIATRFLIVLIFIPLTVQILTKNLVFAPLVQHFRVDIVAWEKIHYQEETIEHYFEEFARYKETLEIKQLLSENQPLNQEKIHQELKKKAEELIRQAATNSQQGIVNLLADIAGLVAFVVLIIVFRGKSIITQQYLSQSFLALNDITKVFIFILLTDMFVGFHSAHGWEVVLENLTSHFGLPENRHAVYIFIATVPVFLDSLFKLLIFNYFTRQSPTSVAILEKMQQ from the coding sequence ATGTTACCTGACAAAAAACTCGGTTCCCCCAACCATCGATTCCACCACTGGTTAGTCCGCCAGGCGATCGCCGCTTTGGATAACGCCCAAGTTAGTGCCCAGGCGATCGAATCCATTGAGAAAACCTATTTTGACGGGGGCAAAATCGCCCCTGACAGTCAAAGAGGCGTTAATACCTACAACTATTTCAAATCTACTTTAGAGCGGGAATTATTAAAAATTAAGTTTAATCTAGCTCGCTTTAACGCAACTAATTTATTGAACAATAGTGAGGATTTTCAAATAACAGAAGCTGAAATTATTGTCAAACTGGATGCCATTGAAAAGATTATTGCCAAATATCGTTTTTCTGAAGATTTAGTAGAAGTTGACTCCCAATCTTCTGCTGAAATTAACAATATCTCACCAAAACGTAGTAACTTCTTTAATATTCAACGGGATTTATCCGCACAGGATGAACAGAAAATTTTACAAAATCTCCGTAATCTCAGACTTCAAAGACGCATTGCCACTCGTTTTTTAATAGTTCTTATTTTCATTCCTTTGACAGTTCAAATACTGACTAAAAACTTAGTTTTTGCCCCCTTGGTACAACACTTCCGAGTAGATATAGTTGCCTGGGAAAAAATTCACTATCAAGAGGAGACCATTGAACACTATTTTGAAGAATTTGCTCGCTATAAAGAAACTTTAGAAATCAAACAGCTTCTATCAGAAAATCAACCTCTCAACCAGGAAAAAATTCATCAAGAACTAAAGAAGAAAGCTGAAGAATTAATCCGCCAGGCTGCCACTAACAGTCAACAGGGCATAGTGAATCTCCTCGCTGATATTGCTGGATTAGTAGCTTTTGTGGTTTTGATCATAGTATTTCGTGGTAAATCCATTATCACTCAGCAATATTTAAGTCAGTCTTTTTTAGCTTTAAATGATATTACCAAGGTATTCATTTTTATTTTATTAACAGATATGTTTGTTGGCTTTCATTCGGCCCATGGTTGGGAAGTGGTATTGGAAAACTTGACAAGCCATTTTGGACTACCGGAAAATCGCCACGCCGTTTATATTTTTATTGCCACAGTGCCTGTATTTTTGGATTCACTGTTTAAGCTATTAATTTTTAATTACTTTACCCGTCAGTCCCCCACCTCTGTCGCTATTTTGGAGAAAATGCAACAATAG
- a CDS encoding DUF2092 domain-containing protein: MLKNIFALTIFGGIFGAFPVLSQTPIPQTEAPARTTDQLVDQVCGFIQSQKTFSVDMAITYDELLEIGSKVQYSANQALLVAKPNRLRSDYVGDERVTNFYYDGRNFTLQAPNLGFYNTKPAPDTLDGVLDQIDSKYGITLPMSNLFASDPCEDLKAETESSFFVGNNLVGNEETYQILLQGENRDFQIWISQGEQPVLKKAIITYKDLPGEPQYTVVFSNWNFQPELPSSAFTFTPAKDDVMVEFIPLDKLNLPSEN, encoded by the coding sequence ATGTTGAAAAATATTTTTGCCCTGACAATTTTTGGGGGAATTTTTGGGGCTTTTCCCGTCCTTTCCCAAACGCCAATTCCCCAAACCGAAGCTCCGGCGAGAACCACAGATCAGTTAGTTGATCAAGTTTGTGGTTTTATCCAGTCCCAAAAGACTTTTAGTGTAGATATGGCCATTACCTATGATGAATTATTGGAGATAGGTAGTAAAGTTCAATACAGCGCTAACCAAGCACTATTAGTGGCAAAACCGAACCGTTTACGCTCCGATTATGTCGGGGATGAACGGGTAACAAATTTTTACTACGATGGTAGGAATTTTACCCTCCAGGCTCCCAATTTAGGATTTTATAACACTAAACCGGCACCGGATACATTGGATGGTGTGTTAGATCAAATTGATAGCAAATACGGCATCACTCTGCCCATGTCTAACTTGTTTGCCAGTGATCCCTGTGAAGATTTAAAAGCAGAAACCGAAAGTAGTTTCTTTGTGGGTAATAATTTAGTGGGTAATGAAGAAACCTATCAAATTTTGCTTCAGGGGGAAAATAGGGACTTTCAGATATGGATTAGTCAGGGGGAGCAACCTGTGTTAAAAAAGGCAATCATCACCTATAAAGACTTGCCCGGAGAGCCCCAATATACAGTGGTATTTTCCAATTGGAATTTCCAGCCAGAATTACCTAGCAGTGCTTTTACTTTCACCCCAGCTAAAGACGATGTAATGGTGGAATTTATTCCCCTAGATAAACTGAATTTGCCGTCAGAAAATTAG
- a CDS encoding linear amide C-N hydrolase, which translates to MNIQFLGNITTAILLAVVLQITLWPSAAQACTRILWNNNKLAVVVGRTMDWPESTEPELMVFPQGIKRNGGMLGDMLVVKDNPAQWTSKYGSVVTTVYGMGTVDGLNEKGLGMHMLYLTATDFGPRNPKKAGVQAGLWGQYLLDNAATVKEALALMNEIQPVMVALDDMKATVHLAIEDASGDSAILEYVEGKLVVHHGPEYRVMTNDPTYDQQLKFLETWDFTNATRQTPLPGNVDPKDRFVRASYYQMMLPEPKTEQEAIAGILAIARNTSVPFGAPNNIPGSLYNTEYRTAIDLTNRRYFFELTTSPNVIWVNLDQLNLAPGAPVLSLDPDNLDLSGNVTDKFTKVLKSPF; encoded by the coding sequence ATGAATATTCAGTTTCTCGGTAACATTACAACGGCCATACTGCTAGCAGTAGTGCTACAGATTACCCTTTGGCCCTCAGCGGCCCAGGCCTGCACCAGAATTTTGTGGAATAACAATAAATTAGCTGTGGTGGTCGGCCGAACAATGGACTGGCCGGAATCCACCGAGCCCGAGTTGATGGTTTTTCCCCAGGGCATCAAAAGAAATGGAGGCATGTTGGGGGACATGTTAGTGGTTAAAGACAACCCAGCCCAATGGACTTCCAAATATGGCAGTGTAGTCACCACGGTTTATGGCATGGGTACGGTGGACGGCTTGAATGAAAAAGGACTGGGCATGCATATGCTTTACTTAACAGCGACGGATTTTGGCCCCCGCAATCCCAAGAAAGCCGGGGTACAGGCGGGACTGTGGGGACAATATTTACTGGACAATGCCGCCACTGTGAAGGAAGCCCTTGCGTTGATGAATGAGATTCAGCCGGTAATGGTTGCCCTGGATGATATGAAGGCAACGGTGCATTTAGCCATTGAAGATGCCAGTGGAGATTCGGCCATTCTGGAATACGTGGAGGGTAAGCTGGTTGTCCACCACGGCCCAGAGTATCGGGTGATGACGAACGATCCCACCTACGATCAACAATTGAAATTCTTGGAAACTTGGGATTTTACCAATGCCACCCGCCAAACTCCCTTGCCTGGCAATGTGGATCCCAAAGATCGTTTTGTTCGGGCTAGCTATTACCAGATGATGTTGCCGGAACCGAAAACTGAACAGGAAGCCATTGCTGGTATTTTGGCGATCGCCCGCAATACTTCTGTTCCTTTTGGTGCCCCCAATAATATTCCTGGTTCTCTGTATAACACGGAATATCGCACCGCCATTGACCTAACGAATCGTCGTTACTTTTTTGAGTTAACCACTAGCCCCAATGTCATTTGGGTCAACCTTGATCAACTTAATCTTGCCCCTGGTGCACCAGTGTTAAGTCTTGATCCTGATAATTTGGATCTGTCGGGAAATGTTACCGATAAATTTACTAAAGTGCTAAAAAGTCCATTTTAG
- a CDS encoding ankyrin repeat domain-containing protein, translated as MVNPIVVAAKQGQWQLVQEYLFAAASDQVNQRDERGLTVLMYAVASLEMTTVKQLLQAGADPNRSRPPHGITPLMLLAGLQSNPNNPEKNPVQQAIAAMLMEFGAEVNQGNDDGTTALMMAAYRNNLPLVETLLAGGARAKIQDQQGTTALEWAIKQQNLSMVRKLIEHHAPLDLSDGDGNLPLTLAIKTGDRVIVDYLLQAGAPWDQNGWFTAVEEGNVDQVKAFIQGGYPLTQAGDGGDTALHIACLEGYQSMVTILLEKGPKDMVNAVNQAGDTALHLAIAQGHVEIVTQLLNAGADGNFSSNGEPPLLTALTATHGNAQTQAVMVNALGRAGVDLDQTLWEGKTPLMLAAMANLAAVITTIANYSVQVNRGDPNGSTALMWACHRGHGAAVEALLTNFPALDLNLKNQGGQTALDLARLNHHGAIVALLESYISRSA; from the coding sequence ATGGTCAATCCCATTGTGGTGGCGGCTAAACAGGGTCAATGGCAACTAGTGCAAGAATATTTATTCGCTGCCGCTTCAGACCAGGTTAACCAAAGGGACGAAAGGGGGCTGACGGTTTTGATGTACGCAGTAGCATCCCTGGAAATGACCACCGTCAAACAATTGCTACAAGCGGGGGCTGACCCCAATCGCTCCCGGCCGCCCCATGGCATTACCCCCCTAATGTTGCTAGCGGGATTACAGTCCAACCCTAATAACCCTGAAAAAAATCCGGTTCAACAGGCGATCGCCGCAATGTTGATGGAATTTGGTGCCGAGGTGAATCAAGGTAATGATGACGGCACAACGGCGTTGATGATGGCGGCCTATCGCAATAATTTACCTCTGGTGGAAACTTTACTAGCTGGAGGAGCCAGAGCCAAAATCCAAGACCAGCAGGGGACAACCGCCCTGGAATGGGCCATTAAACAGCAAAATTTGTCCATGGTTCGGAAGCTAATAGAGCACCACGCTCCGTTGGACCTCAGCGATGGGGATGGTAATTTACCCTTGACCCTGGCAATAAAAACAGGCGATCGAGTAATTGTTGACTATTTACTCCAAGCCGGTGCTCCCTGGGATCAGAATGGTTGGTTCACAGCGGTGGAGGAAGGAAACGTTGATCAGGTGAAAGCTTTCATCCAGGGCGGTTATCCCCTTACCCAGGCTGGGGATGGCGGCGATACAGCCTTACACATTGCTTGTTTAGAAGGTTACCAATCCATGGTGACCATTCTGTTAGAAAAGGGCCCCAAAGATATGGTCAATGCCGTCAATCAAGCGGGGGACACGGCCTTACATTTGGCGATCGCCCAGGGACATGTGGAGATTGTGACCCAACTACTCAATGCCGGCGCCGACGGTAATTTTTCCAGCAATGGGGAACCGCCCCTCCTAACAGCCCTCACTGCCACCCATGGGAATGCCCAGACCCAAGCGGTCATGGTTAACGCCTTGGGCCGGGCAGGGGTTGACCTGGACCAAACCCTATGGGAAGGAAAAACCCCCTTAATGCTGGCAGCCATGGCAAATCTCGCTGCGGTGATTACCACCATCGCCAATTATTCTGTCCAAGTTAACCGTGGTGATCCCAACGGATCTACTGCCCTGATGTGGGCTTGCCATCGGGGCCACGGGGCGGCGGTAGAAGCCCTGCTGACTAATTTCCCCGCTTTAGACCTTAATCTCAAAAACCAGGGGGGCCAGACCGCCCTTGATTTAGCACGATTGAATCATCATGGGGCCATTGTGGCCTTGTTGGAATCCTATATTTCCCGCAGCGCTTGA
- a CDS encoding DUF6515 family protein — protein sequence MGPTMKSLVRQTACLFSILILGLTLLPMDSALARGGRGGGSRGGGGGASPRMSSGGANRSGGGMQNRGSFNSSSRSQSRSSGQANRQSNRQAGSQSRQDNRQGNQQNRQSNRQTGSQNRQDNRQGNQQNRQDQRTQRTDTRQGERSNRTDTRQQGATDRQNNRQNFVDNNNNWYNGGGWYGGGYGVPPGWGWVGFTTGLVLGTAIATPPPYYDTVYVGSSSYMYSDGVYLQPSGDEYVIVAPPVGATVNYLPDGCTSVSLNGGYYFDCGGIYYQPFFENGIAVYQVVQL from the coding sequence ATGGGCCCAACTATGAAATCTTTAGTGCGTCAAACTGCCTGTTTATTTTCCATTCTCATTTTAGGATTGACCCTTTTACCCATGGATTCGGCCTTGGCTAGGGGAGGCCGAGGGGGAGGTAGTCGAGGGGGCGGCGGCGGTGCTTCTCCCCGGATGAGTTCCGGTGGTGCCAATCGGAGCGGTGGGGGAATGCAAAATCGGGGCAGTTTTAACAGTAGCAGTCGTTCCCAAAGTCGGAGTTCAGGGCAGGCTAACCGCCAAAGTAACCGTCAAGCCGGCAGTCAAAGTCGTCAGGACAACCGGCAAGGAAATCAACAAAACCGTCAGAGTAACCGTCAAACGGGGAGCCAGAATCGTCAGGATAACCGTCAGGGGAACCAGCAAAATCGGCAAGATCAAAGAACTCAAAGGACGGATACCCGTCAGGGAGAACGCTCTAACCGCACTGATACCCGACAACAAGGAGCAACCGATCGCCAAAATAATCGCCAAAACTTTGTGGACAACAATAATAATTGGTACAACGGCGGTGGCTGGTATGGGGGCGGTTACGGAGTGCCACCGGGATGGGGCTGGGTCGGCTTCACCACTGGGCTCGTTTTAGGAACGGCGATCGCCACTCCTCCTCCCTATTACGACACCGTCTATGTCGGTTCTTCGTCCTATATGTATTCCGATGGGGTTTATCTCCAACCCAGTGGGGATGAATATGTGATAGTTGCACCACCAGTGGGAGCGACAGTTAATTATTTACCCGATGGTTGTACTTCTGTGAGCTTAAATGGGGGATATTATTTCGATTGCGGTGGTATTTACTATCAACCATTTTTTGAAAATGGCATAGCAGTTTATCAAGTCGTGCAACTCTAA
- the gltD gene encoding glutamate synthase small subunit → MGKPTGFLEYTREIPQELSPGDRLRNWDEFHVTMPDKQVETQGARCMDCGTPFCHTGSLISGMASGCPINNLIPEFNDLVYRGLWREALDRLHKTNNFPEFTGRVCPAPCEGSCVLGINNPPVTIKNIEYSIIEKGWQEGWVTPEPPAKRTGKKVAVVGSGPAGLAAAAQLNKAGHWVTVYEREDRPGGLLMYGIPNMKLDKEEVVLRRLNVLEAEGVTFVCNTEIGKDLPPETLLKDYDAVVLCTGATKPRDLAIAGRELEGIHFAMEFLTANTKAILDKTPGPNFISAKDKDVVIIGGGDTGTDCVGTSLRHGCRSLVQLEIMPKPPEERAANNPWPEWPKVYKMDYGQEEAAAVYGHDPRSYLTTATKIEGDDQGRVKAVHTVDVRWEKDGQGRFIPQQVAGTEQVRPAQLVLLAMGFVGPESQLLDAMKLDKDARGNIKAEYGQYETSIPGVFAAGDCRRGQSLVVWAFNEGRGAAKACDLYLMGETDLP, encoded by the coding sequence ATGGGCAAACCCACTGGTTTTCTGGAATATACCCGCGAAATTCCCCAAGAGTTAAGCCCCGGCGATCGCCTGAGGAATTGGGACGAATTCCATGTGACCATGCCCGATAAGCAGGTGGAAACCCAGGGAGCCCGTTGCATGGATTGCGGCACGCCCTTTTGTCACACCGGTAGTTTGATCAGTGGCATGGCCAGTGGTTGCCCAATCAATAACCTCATCCCGGAATTTAATGACCTAGTCTATCGGGGGCTGTGGCGGGAAGCTTTAGATCGGCTTCACAAGACTAATAACTTTCCTGAATTTACTGGCCGGGTTTGTCCCGCTCCCTGCGAAGGCTCCTGTGTGTTGGGCATCAATAATCCTCCGGTGACCATCAAAAATATTGAATATTCCATCATCGAAAAGGGTTGGCAGGAAGGTTGGGTAACGCCGGAACCGCCCGCAAAACGCACGGGGAAAAAAGTAGCCGTAGTTGGTTCTGGCCCCGCTGGTTTAGCCGCCGCCGCCCAGTTAAACAAAGCCGGTCATTGGGTAACGGTTTATGAACGGGAAGACCGCCCCGGCGGTTTGCTTATGTACGGCATTCCCAATATGAAGCTGGATAAGGAAGAAGTGGTGCTACGCCGCTTAAACGTGCTGGAAGCAGAGGGAGTCACCTTTGTTTGCAATACGGAAATTGGCAAGGATTTACCCCCGGAAACCCTACTCAAGGACTACGACGCGGTGGTGCTCTGTACCGGTGCCACTAAGCCCAGGGATTTGGCGATCGCCGGTCGGGAACTGGAAGGCATCCACTTCGCCATGGAATTTTTGACCGCCAACACTAAGGCAATTTTAGATAAAACTCCCGGCCCGAATTTCATTAGTGCCAAGGATAAAGACGTGGTAATTATCGGTGGAGGGGACACCGGCACCGACTGTGTGGGTACTTCCCTCCGCCACGGTTGCAGAAGCCTAGTGCAATTGGAAATTATGCCCAAACCCCCGGAGGAACGGGCCGCCAACAACCCCTGGCCAGAATGGCCCAAGGTTTACAAAATGGACTACGGCCAGGAAGAAGCCGCCGCCGTCTATGGCCATGATCCCCGCAGTTACCTCACCACTGCCACCAAAATTGAAGGGGATGACCAGGGGCGGGTCAAAGCAGTCCATACCGTCGATGTCCGTTGGGAAAAGGATGGGCAGGGACGATTTATTCCCCAGCAAGTGGCTGGCACGGAACAGGTCAGACCAGCTCAATTAGTCTTGCTAGCCATGGGGTTTGTGGGACCAGAAAGTCAACTGCTGGATGCAATGAAATTGGATAAAGATGCCCGGGGCAATATTAAAGCTGAATACGGTCAGTATGAAACCAGTATTCCCGGGGTATTTGCGGCGGGGGACTGTCGCCGGGGCCAAAGTTTGGTGGTCTGGGCTTTCAACGAAGGTCGGGGGGCAGCCAAAGCCTGTGACCTTTACTTAATGGGGGAAACAGACCTCCCCTAG
- a CDS encoding TM0106 family RecB-like putative nuclease, which produces MPASGRWGDMLVTDSLLLDYKRCQRRAYLNTHGSSEERRPERDFLLKLRQESQRHIQEVLEEQFPHYREPETPTYLGQERAQETKTLMAQGVDCIYRGCLYHSLPVNLHTDNNGHLPMLELLGHPHLLVKVPGESRWGPWQYRPVSIQLGRRPKPEYKILAAFYAQLLAVHQGPLPRWVEIILRRGNSYSVDLLEWLPRFHQTLADCVQTLIHQREPEVFISRQRCNLCHWYDHCYAIAQEQQHLSLVPGVTPSRYESLQMVGVLTIDSLARLQTQQVAELMGTAIAEQLQQQALALVEKRAMAKEKKVYPLPRSPVELYFDIEAEPERNLDYLLGVVVVDHGQKTEKFYGFMAKDPEEEGLIWQEFVQLIQTYPNAPIYHFSEYERETIKRLGKLYGTPPKVREKILEQCFDLHHYVVNHVICPVESYSLKSLASWLGFQWRDAQASGDQSVCWYDNWLTTGDRQFLELILRYNEDDCRATWILKDWLTKFFAGPA; this is translated from the coding sequence TTGCCAGCTAGTGGTCGTTGGGGCGATATGTTAGTCACCGACTCTCTTTTGCTGGATTATAAGCGTTGTCAACGCCGGGCCTATCTCAACACCCACGGCTCCAGTGAGGAGCGCCGCCCGGAGCGGGACTTTTTGCTTAAGCTGCGTCAAGAAAGTCAAAGACATATCCAGGAAGTTCTGGAGGAACAATTTCCCCATTATCGGGAACCGGAAACCCCCACCTATCTTGGCCAAGAACGGGCCCAGGAAACCAAAACCCTAATGGCCCAGGGGGTAGATTGCATCTATCGGGGTTGTCTTTACCACAGTTTGCCGGTCAATTTGCACACCGACAACAACGGCCATTTACCAATGCTGGAACTGTTGGGCCATCCCCATTTATTGGTTAAAGTTCCTGGTGAATCCCGTTGGGGGCCATGGCAATATCGGCCAGTGAGTATCCAATTGGGTCGTCGGCCAAAACCGGAGTACAAAATTCTAGCCGCCTTCTATGCCCAGTTGTTGGCGGTACATCAAGGACCATTGCCCCGTTGGGTAGAAATTATTTTGCGGCGGGGTAATTCTTACTCGGTGGATTTGTTGGAATGGTTGCCCCGTTTTCACCAAACCCTAGCCGACTGTGTGCAAACCCTAATTCATCAGCGGGAACCAGAGGTATTTATTTCTCGCCAACGATGTAATCTCTGCCACTGGTATGACCATTGCTACGCCATTGCCCAGGAGCAACAACATCTTTCCTTGGTACCCGGTGTTACCCCCAGCCGCTACGAATCATTACAAATGGTGGGGGTTTTGACCATTGATTCCCTCGCCCGACTGCAAACCCAGCAAGTGGCCGAATTAATGGGCACGGCGATCGCCGAACAATTACAACAACAGGCCTTGGCTTTAGTGGAAAAACGGGCCATGGCGAAGGAGAAAAAAGTTTATCCCCTACCCCGATCGCCAGTGGAATTATATTTCGACATTGAAGCGGAACCGGAACGAAATTTGGATTATCTGCTGGGGGTAGTGGTGGTTGACCATGGGCAAAAAACGGAAAAATTCTATGGTTTTATGGCCAAAGATCCCGAAGAAGAAGGCTTAATTTGGCAGGAATTTGTCCAGTTAATCCAGACCTATCCTAATGCTCCCATTTATCACTTTTCTGAGTATGAAAGGGAAACAATCAAGAGATTAGGAAAACTTTATGGAACGCCCCCAAAAGTACGGGAAAAAATCCTCGAACAATGTTTTGATTTACATCATTATGTGGTCAACCATGTGATCTGCCCGGTGGAAAGTTATTCCCTCAAGTCCCTAGCGAGTTGGTTAGGTTTTCAATGGCGGGATGCCCAGGCCAGCGGTGATCAGTCGGTCTGTTGGTATGACAATTGGTTAACCACTGGCGATCGCCAATTTTTGGAATTAATTTTGCGCTATAACGAAGATGATTGCCGAGCCACCTGGATTTTAAAGGATTGGTTAACGAAATTTTTTGCTGGCCCGGCTTAA
- a CDS encoding SulP family inorganic anion transporter, with product MIKQIFPIFQWLPNYHPSWLKADVVAGLTLAAYAIPVALAYGSLAGLPSEVGLYCYMLGAVGYAFFGTSRQLALGPTSAISILVGVSLAPLANDDAGRYLILASSTAILVAIICLLAWLLKLSQIVNFISEPILTGFKAGAALQIASTQLPKLFGVPSGGSNFFSRIWDLFHHWQEIQPATLLVGGLALVLLVMGDRLWPSKPISLMVVILAIVVMGITNLLEQGVKVVGEIPQGLPSFGMPHWSFSDLDSLLPLALACFLLSYIEGISTARSFAIKHHYRINPEQELLAIGAANLAAGLGQGYPIAGGLSQSAVNEKAGAKTPLAIIITACIIAIVLLFFTGLFSNLPEAILGSVVLVAVKGLINIPELQHLKKIAPLEFKVSLIALFGVLCFGVLQGVLLAAIASILFLIHIISYPSSAVLGRIPGSDQFSDLERHPENLVISGVLIYRINGPILYFNINNIESDLFNHLAQQQEPVELVIFEMGTSPGIDTPAARWFKTLSQSLNQQGITLKLVNASGFVRDRLRAEGLEGEVGTFRRLDTVDSLISEFNCQRYSDLPHTEND from the coding sequence GTGATTAAACAAATATTTCCCATTTTCCAGTGGTTACCAAATTATCATCCTAGTTGGCTGAAAGCTGATGTGGTGGCGGGTTTAACCCTTGCGGCCTATGCCATTCCCGTGGCCCTAGCCTATGGATCTTTAGCGGGATTGCCCTCTGAGGTGGGATTGTATTGTTATATGTTGGGGGCCGTTGGCTACGCTTTTTTCGGTACTTCCCGTCAATTAGCGTTGGGACCCACGTCTGCTATTTCCATTCTTGTCGGGGTGAGTTTAGCCCCCCTGGCTAACGACGATGCTGGGCGTTATTTGATTTTGGCATCTTCCACTGCGATTTTGGTAGCAATAATTTGCCTGCTAGCTTGGTTACTCAAGTTATCCCAGATTGTTAATTTTATTTCCGAACCAATCTTGACCGGTTTTAAAGCGGGGGCGGCATTACAAATTGCATCTACCCAATTACCCAAATTATTTGGTGTGCCGTCTGGGGGAAGTAACTTTTTTAGTCGTATTTGGGATTTATTCCACCATTGGCAGGAAATTCAGCCTGCAACTTTACTGGTGGGAGGTTTGGCTCTGGTTTTGCTCGTTATGGGCGATCGCCTTTGGCCATCCAAACCTATTTCCCTGATGGTAGTGATTTTGGCCATTGTTGTTATGGGAATCACAAATTTACTCGAACAGGGGGTGAAAGTGGTGGGGGAAATTCCCCAGGGTTTACCTAGTTTTGGGATGCCCCATTGGAGTTTTAGTGACCTTGATAGCCTATTGCCCCTCGCCCTAGCTTGTTTTTTACTGTCCTATATCGAAGGTATTTCCACCGCCCGTAGTTTTGCCATCAAACATCACTATCGCATTAATCCAGAACAGGAATTGTTGGCGATCGGGGCGGCTAATCTGGCGGCGGGTTTAGGGCAAGGTTATCCCATTGCCGGGGGACTTTCTCAATCGGCAGTAAATGAAAAAGCAGGGGCAAAAACACCCTTAGCAATCATTATTACTGCCTGTATTATTGCCATAGTCTTGCTGTTTTTTACCGGTCTTTTCAGCAATTTACCAGAGGCAATCCTGGGATCGGTAGTTTTAGTGGCGGTAAAAGGGTTAATTAATATTCCTGAGTTACAACATCTCAAAAAAATTGCCCCTCTGGAATTTAAGGTTTCCCTTATTGCTCTGTTCGGGGTACTTTGCTTTGGGGTGCTACAGGGGGTTTTATTAGCGGCGATCGCCTCCATTTTGTTCTTGATCCATATTATTTCTTATCCTAGTAGCGCAGTTTTAGGAAGAATTCCTGGCTCTGACCAATTTAGCGACCTTGAACGTCATCCGGAAAATTTAGTCATTTCTGGGGTATTGATTTATCGAATCAATGGACCAATTTTATATTTCAATATTAATAACATCGAAAGTGATTTATTTAACCACCTTGCTCAACAGCAAGAGCCAGTAGAGTTAGTGATTTTTGAAATGGGAACCTCCCCTGGTATTGATACTCCTGCTGCTCGTTGGTTTAAAACCTTATCGCAAAGCCTTAATCAACAGGGCATAACTTTAAAATTAGTAAATGCTAGCGGGTTCGTGCGGGATCGTTTGCGGGCAGAAGGGTTAGAAGGTGAAGTAGGAACTTTCCGACGTTTAGACACCGTTGATTCCCTGATTTCTGAGTTTAATTGCCAACGATATTCAGATTTACCCCATACCGAAAATGACTGA